In one window of Mercurialis annua linkage group LG4, ddMerAnnu1.2, whole genome shotgun sequence DNA:
- the LOC126677032 gene encoding cellulose synthase-like protein G3 isoform X2 has product MEGSNITQSQTTNVPSLNTAEPLPNIPFNRIFAAAYLFALLAFFYHHAQTLYYATTFASICITLLLISSDLVLAFMWATAQASRLNPIKRKEFPENLNSVIERSDYPALDVFICTADHTKEPPMSVVNTALSVMAYDYPAEKISVYVSDDGGSALTLFAFTEAAKFAAHWLPFCRENNVMERSPEAYFESNYPIDSSSSATHQIEKIKILYESMKMRVEHVVERGEVGDEYINCGIERQALNQWTHKFTRQDHPTIIQVRVSAVMSNAPIVLTLDCDMRSNDPQTLFRVLCYYWDPEIRNKYAYIQFPQHFEGINKNDIYAVQFKRLFLIQAMGLDGIKGPNYVGTGCFFSRKAFSGGPSNFALPEVDELTSVYAVDKPIGSQEVLALAHNVAGCNYENHTSWGSKVGFRYGSLVEDLFTGYRLHCDGWSSIFCNPKRAAFLGTAPMSFTDLLTQQKRWAVGVLEIGFSKYSPIIYGIKYLNPLMTLIYSQYALWAIWAFPITIYAFLPQLAILNGASILPNVSEPWFGLYPFLFLGAYGQDLLDFITAGEGTFQMWWNDLRIWAIRGITCLLFGSIEFFLKSLGITALGFNVTSKVVDDEQTKRYEQGLFDFGVPLPMFVTLSMAAMINLVSFVWGLTQVFINGTNYDGLAIQMFIAGYGTVMSWPIYEAMVLRNDQGKMPVRITITAAFLTLALCLVVSFIF; this is encoded by the exons ATGGAAGGCAGCAACATCACTCAAAGTCAAACCACCAATGTTCCGTCGCTGAACACAGCTGAACCTCTACCTAATATACCTTTCAACCGCATCTTCGCCGCAGCGTATTTATTTGCTCTTCTCGCATTCTTTTACCACCATGCACAAACACTCTACTACGCCACAACCTTTGCTTCTATCTGCATAACCCTCCTCTTGATTTCCTCCGATCTTGTTCTCGCTTTCATGTGGGCTACTGCTCAAGCTTCGCGTCTAAATCCAATCAAACGCAAAGAATTTCCTGAGAATCTAAATTCGGTGATCGAAAGAAGCGATTATCCAGCTCTAGATGTGTTTATTTGCACTGCGGATCACACCAAAGAACCACCGATGAGTGTGGTGAACACAGCTTTATCGGTTATGGCTTATGATTATCCGGCGGAGAAGATTTCGGTTTATGTATCGGATGACGGTGGCTCTGCACTCACTCTTTTTGCTTTCACGGAGGCTGCTAAGTTTGCCGCCCACTGGCTACCGTTCTGCAGGGAGAATAACGTTATGGAGAGAAGCCCTGAAGcatattttgaatcaaattatCCTAttgattcttcttcttctgcaaCACACCAGATTGAGAAGATTAAG ATACTATATGAAAGCATGAAAATGAGAGTAGAACATGTTGTGGAGAGAGGGGAAGTTGGAGATGAGTACATCAATTGTGGCATTGAACGTCAGGCTTTGAACCAGTGGACCCATAAATTCACTCGTCAAGATCATCCTACTATTATTCAG GTAAGAGTATCGGCAGTTATGAGCAATGCACCCATAGTGCTGACTTTAGACTGCGACATGCGTTCTAACGATCCACAAACTCTTTTTAGGGTTCTATGTTACTATTGGGATCCTGAAATACGAAATAAATATGCATACATACAATTTCCTCAACATTTTGAAGGGATCaacaaaaatgatatttatGCTGTTCAATTCAAGCGCCTGTTTTTAATTCAAGCCATGGGTTTAGATGGGATAAAAGGTCCCAATTATGTCGGAACCGGATGCTTCTTTTCTCGAAAAGCTTTTTCGGGTGGACCGTCGAATTTCGCGTTGCCTGAAGTTGATGAGTTGACATCAGTTTATGCCGTAGACAAGCCTATAGGGTCACAAGAAGTCTTGGCATTGGCTCATAATGTGGCCGGTTGCAATTATGAGAACCACACTTCATGGGGATCTAAG GTTGGGTTTAGATATGGGTCATTGGTTGAAGACCTGTTTACAGGTTATCGGCTACATTGTGATGGGTGGAGCTCCATATTTTGCAACCCAAAAAGAGCAGCGTTTTTGGGAACTGCACCAATGAGCTTCACTGATTTGTTAACGCAACAAAAGCGTTGGGCCGTAGGTGTTCTTGAAATTGGATTCTCAAAATACAGCCCAATAATTTATGGCATCAAATATTTGAACCCGCTCATGACCCTCATTTATTCACAGTATGCACTTTGGGCCATTTGGGCTTTTCCGATCACCATTTATGCATTTCTTCCCCAACTCGCGATCCTCAATGGAGCTTCTATACTTCCAAAC GTTTCTGAACCATGGTTTGGCTTGTATCCATTTCTTTTCCTCGGAGCATACGGGCAGGATCTTCTAGACTTTATCACGGCCGGAGAAGGAACATTCCAAATGTGGTGGAACGATCTAAGAATATGGGCAATAAGAGGCATTACATGTTTATTATTTGGATCTATTGAATTCTTTTTGAAATCCTTAGGCATCACAGCACTAGGTTTTAATGTGACAAGCAAAGTAGTAGATGATGAGCAAACTAAAAGATACGAGCAAGGTTTGTTCGATTTCGGAGTTCCATTACCGATGTTCGTGACATTATCAATGGCGGCGATGATCAACTTAGTATCGTTCGTTTGGGGACTAACACAAGTTTTTATCAATGGGACAAATTATGATGGATTAGCTATTCAAATGTTCATTGCAGGATATGGTACGGTGATGAGTTGGCCAATCTATGAAGCTATGGTGTTAAGAAATGATCAAGGAAAAATGCCGGTTAGGATTACTATTACTGCAGCATTTCTAACTTTGGCTCTTTGTTTAGTAGTTTCTTTCATTTTCTAG
- the LOC126677032 gene encoding cellulose synthase-like protein G3 isoform X1, producing MEGSNITQSQTTNVPSLNTAEPLPNIPFNRIFAAAYLFALLAFFYHHAQTLYYATTFASICITLLLISSDLVLAFMWATAQASRLNPIKRKEFPENLNSVIERSDYPALDVFICTADHTKEPPMSVVNTALSVMAYDYPAEKISVYVSDDGGSALTLFAFTEAAKFAAHWLPFCRENNVMERSPEAYFESNYPIDSSSSATHQIEKIKILYESMKMRVEHVVERGEVGDEYINCGIERQALNQWTHKFTRQDHPTIIQILLESKRSKDVSGHFMPNLIYVSRQKSKNSHHHFKAGALNVLVRVSAVMSNAPIVLTLDCDMRSNDPQTLFRVLCYYWDPEIRNKYAYIQFPQHFEGINKNDIYAVQFKRLFLIQAMGLDGIKGPNYVGTGCFFSRKAFSGGPSNFALPEVDELTSVYAVDKPIGSQEVLALAHNVAGCNYENHTSWGSKVGFRYGSLVEDLFTGYRLHCDGWSSIFCNPKRAAFLGTAPMSFTDLLTQQKRWAVGVLEIGFSKYSPIIYGIKYLNPLMTLIYSQYALWAIWAFPITIYAFLPQLAILNGASILPNVSEPWFGLYPFLFLGAYGQDLLDFITAGEGTFQMWWNDLRIWAIRGITCLLFGSIEFFLKSLGITALGFNVTSKVVDDEQTKRYEQGLFDFGVPLPMFVTLSMAAMINLVSFVWGLTQVFINGTNYDGLAIQMFIAGYGTVMSWPIYEAMVLRNDQGKMPVRITITAAFLTLALCLVVSFIF from the exons ATGGAAGGCAGCAACATCACTCAAAGTCAAACCACCAATGTTCCGTCGCTGAACACAGCTGAACCTCTACCTAATATACCTTTCAACCGCATCTTCGCCGCAGCGTATTTATTTGCTCTTCTCGCATTCTTTTACCACCATGCACAAACACTCTACTACGCCACAACCTTTGCTTCTATCTGCATAACCCTCCTCTTGATTTCCTCCGATCTTGTTCTCGCTTTCATGTGGGCTACTGCTCAAGCTTCGCGTCTAAATCCAATCAAACGCAAAGAATTTCCTGAGAATCTAAATTCGGTGATCGAAAGAAGCGATTATCCAGCTCTAGATGTGTTTATTTGCACTGCGGATCACACCAAAGAACCACCGATGAGTGTGGTGAACACAGCTTTATCGGTTATGGCTTATGATTATCCGGCGGAGAAGATTTCGGTTTATGTATCGGATGACGGTGGCTCTGCACTCACTCTTTTTGCTTTCACGGAGGCTGCTAAGTTTGCCGCCCACTGGCTACCGTTCTGCAGGGAGAATAACGTTATGGAGAGAAGCCCTGAAGcatattttgaatcaaattatCCTAttgattcttcttcttctgcaaCACACCAGATTGAGAAGATTAAG ATACTATATGAAAGCATGAAAATGAGAGTAGAACATGTTGTGGAGAGAGGGGAAGTTGGAGATGAGTACATCAATTGTGGCATTGAACGTCAGGCTTTGAACCAGTGGACCCATAAATTCACTCGTCAAGATCATCCTACTATTATTCAG ATTTTGTTAGAAAGTAAGAGGAGCAAGGACGTAAGTGGACATTTCATGCCTAATCTTATTTATGTTTCTAGACAAAAAAGTAAGAATTCTCATCATCACTTCAAGGCAGGCGCCCTCAACGTCCTG GTAAGAGTATCGGCAGTTATGAGCAATGCACCCATAGTGCTGACTTTAGACTGCGACATGCGTTCTAACGATCCACAAACTCTTTTTAGGGTTCTATGTTACTATTGGGATCCTGAAATACGAAATAAATATGCATACATACAATTTCCTCAACATTTTGAAGGGATCaacaaaaatgatatttatGCTGTTCAATTCAAGCGCCTGTTTTTAATTCAAGCCATGGGTTTAGATGGGATAAAAGGTCCCAATTATGTCGGAACCGGATGCTTCTTTTCTCGAAAAGCTTTTTCGGGTGGACCGTCGAATTTCGCGTTGCCTGAAGTTGATGAGTTGACATCAGTTTATGCCGTAGACAAGCCTATAGGGTCACAAGAAGTCTTGGCATTGGCTCATAATGTGGCCGGTTGCAATTATGAGAACCACACTTCATGGGGATCTAAG GTTGGGTTTAGATATGGGTCATTGGTTGAAGACCTGTTTACAGGTTATCGGCTACATTGTGATGGGTGGAGCTCCATATTTTGCAACCCAAAAAGAGCAGCGTTTTTGGGAACTGCACCAATGAGCTTCACTGATTTGTTAACGCAACAAAAGCGTTGGGCCGTAGGTGTTCTTGAAATTGGATTCTCAAAATACAGCCCAATAATTTATGGCATCAAATATTTGAACCCGCTCATGACCCTCATTTATTCACAGTATGCACTTTGGGCCATTTGGGCTTTTCCGATCACCATTTATGCATTTCTTCCCCAACTCGCGATCCTCAATGGAGCTTCTATACTTCCAAAC GTTTCTGAACCATGGTTTGGCTTGTATCCATTTCTTTTCCTCGGAGCATACGGGCAGGATCTTCTAGACTTTATCACGGCCGGAGAAGGAACATTCCAAATGTGGTGGAACGATCTAAGAATATGGGCAATAAGAGGCATTACATGTTTATTATTTGGATCTATTGAATTCTTTTTGAAATCCTTAGGCATCACAGCACTAGGTTTTAATGTGACAAGCAAAGTAGTAGATGATGAGCAAACTAAAAGATACGAGCAAGGTTTGTTCGATTTCGGAGTTCCATTACCGATGTTCGTGACATTATCAATGGCGGCGATGATCAACTTAGTATCGTTCGTTTGGGGACTAACACAAGTTTTTATCAATGGGACAAATTATGATGGATTAGCTATTCAAATGTTCATTGCAGGATATGGTACGGTGATGAGTTGGCCAATCTATGAAGCTATGGTGTTAAGAAATGATCAAGGAAAAATGCCGGTTAGGATTACTATTACTGCAGCATTTCTAACTTTGGCTCTTTGTTTAGTAGTTTCTTTCATTTTCTAG
- the LOC126677032 gene encoding cellulose synthase-like protein G3 isoform X3, giving the protein MEGSNITQSQTTNVPSLNTAEPLPNIPFNRIFAAAYLFALLAFFYHHAQTLYYATTFASICITLLLISSDLVLAFMWATAQASRLNPIKRKEFPENLNSVIERSDYPALDVFICTADHTKEPPMSVVNTALSVMAYDYPAEKISVYVSDDGGSALTLFAFTEAAKFAAHWLPFCRENNVMERSPEAYFESNYPIDSSSSATHQIEKIKILLESKRSKDVSGHFMPNLIYVSRQKSKNSHHHFKAGALNVLVRVSAVMSNAPIVLTLDCDMRSNDPQTLFRVLCYYWDPEIRNKYAYIQFPQHFEGINKNDIYAVQFKRLFLIQAMGLDGIKGPNYVGTGCFFSRKAFSGGPSNFALPEVDELTSVYAVDKPIGSQEVLALAHNVAGCNYENHTSWGSKVGFRYGSLVEDLFTGYRLHCDGWSSIFCNPKRAAFLGTAPMSFTDLLTQQKRWAVGVLEIGFSKYSPIIYGIKYLNPLMTLIYSQYALWAIWAFPITIYAFLPQLAILNGASILPNVSEPWFGLYPFLFLGAYGQDLLDFITAGEGTFQMWWNDLRIWAIRGITCLLFGSIEFFLKSLGITALGFNVTSKVVDDEQTKRYEQGLFDFGVPLPMFVTLSMAAMINLVSFVWGLTQVFINGTNYDGLAIQMFIAGYGTVMSWPIYEAMVLRNDQGKMPVRITITAAFLTLALCLVVSFIF; this is encoded by the exons ATGGAAGGCAGCAACATCACTCAAAGTCAAACCACCAATGTTCCGTCGCTGAACACAGCTGAACCTCTACCTAATATACCTTTCAACCGCATCTTCGCCGCAGCGTATTTATTTGCTCTTCTCGCATTCTTTTACCACCATGCACAAACACTCTACTACGCCACAACCTTTGCTTCTATCTGCATAACCCTCCTCTTGATTTCCTCCGATCTTGTTCTCGCTTTCATGTGGGCTACTGCTCAAGCTTCGCGTCTAAATCCAATCAAACGCAAAGAATTTCCTGAGAATCTAAATTCGGTGATCGAAAGAAGCGATTATCCAGCTCTAGATGTGTTTATTTGCACTGCGGATCACACCAAAGAACCACCGATGAGTGTGGTGAACACAGCTTTATCGGTTATGGCTTATGATTATCCGGCGGAGAAGATTTCGGTTTATGTATCGGATGACGGTGGCTCTGCACTCACTCTTTTTGCTTTCACGGAGGCTGCTAAGTTTGCCGCCCACTGGCTACCGTTCTGCAGGGAGAATAACGTTATGGAGAGAAGCCCTGAAGcatattttgaatcaaattatCCTAttgattcttcttcttctgcaaCACACCAGATTGAGAAGATTAAG ATTTTGTTAGAAAGTAAGAGGAGCAAGGACGTAAGTGGACATTTCATGCCTAATCTTATTTATGTTTCTAGACAAAAAAGTAAGAATTCTCATCATCACTTCAAGGCAGGCGCCCTCAACGTCCTG GTAAGAGTATCGGCAGTTATGAGCAATGCACCCATAGTGCTGACTTTAGACTGCGACATGCGTTCTAACGATCCACAAACTCTTTTTAGGGTTCTATGTTACTATTGGGATCCTGAAATACGAAATAAATATGCATACATACAATTTCCTCAACATTTTGAAGGGATCaacaaaaatgatatttatGCTGTTCAATTCAAGCGCCTGTTTTTAATTCAAGCCATGGGTTTAGATGGGATAAAAGGTCCCAATTATGTCGGAACCGGATGCTTCTTTTCTCGAAAAGCTTTTTCGGGTGGACCGTCGAATTTCGCGTTGCCTGAAGTTGATGAGTTGACATCAGTTTATGCCGTAGACAAGCCTATAGGGTCACAAGAAGTCTTGGCATTGGCTCATAATGTGGCCGGTTGCAATTATGAGAACCACACTTCATGGGGATCTAAG GTTGGGTTTAGATATGGGTCATTGGTTGAAGACCTGTTTACAGGTTATCGGCTACATTGTGATGGGTGGAGCTCCATATTTTGCAACCCAAAAAGAGCAGCGTTTTTGGGAACTGCACCAATGAGCTTCACTGATTTGTTAACGCAACAAAAGCGTTGGGCCGTAGGTGTTCTTGAAATTGGATTCTCAAAATACAGCCCAATAATTTATGGCATCAAATATTTGAACCCGCTCATGACCCTCATTTATTCACAGTATGCACTTTGGGCCATTTGGGCTTTTCCGATCACCATTTATGCATTTCTTCCCCAACTCGCGATCCTCAATGGAGCTTCTATACTTCCAAAC GTTTCTGAACCATGGTTTGGCTTGTATCCATTTCTTTTCCTCGGAGCATACGGGCAGGATCTTCTAGACTTTATCACGGCCGGAGAAGGAACATTCCAAATGTGGTGGAACGATCTAAGAATATGGGCAATAAGAGGCATTACATGTTTATTATTTGGATCTATTGAATTCTTTTTGAAATCCTTAGGCATCACAGCACTAGGTTTTAATGTGACAAGCAAAGTAGTAGATGATGAGCAAACTAAAAGATACGAGCAAGGTTTGTTCGATTTCGGAGTTCCATTACCGATGTTCGTGACATTATCAATGGCGGCGATGATCAACTTAGTATCGTTCGTTTGGGGACTAACACAAGTTTTTATCAATGGGACAAATTATGATGGATTAGCTATTCAAATGTTCATTGCAGGATATGGTACGGTGATGAGTTGGCCAATCTATGAAGCTATGGTGTTAAGAAATGATCAAGGAAAAATGCCGGTTAGGATTACTATTACTGCAGCATTTCTAACTTTGGCTCTTTGTTTAGTAGTTTCTTTCATTTTCTAG
- the LOC126677033 gene encoding probable E3 ubiquitin-protein ligase RHA4A isoform X1: protein MANPPTSSPTTHLYPQALQLKLYQAFIFSIPILFSIILFLLFYLFYLKRRATSLSSPSNLLPTLPSNQIAPRLPSVCQIGLKQEIKDKLPIVLCDEELRTRESQCCVCLGEFEIKEELVQIPNCKHVFHIECINHWLHSNTTCPLCRSFVKIPTSKLDHQSSDQDHHDHEQQQEVDNNPITDQQQHVLNIQESSVNSVSAADENVSSAASQDSVALHIQIQ, encoded by the exons ATGGCAAATCCTCCAACTTCATCTCCTACTACACATCTTTATCCTCAAGCACTTCAACTTAAACTCTATCAAGCTTTCATTTTTTCAATTCCTATTTTGTTTTCTATAATTCTTTTCCTCTTGTTTTACTTGTTCTATCTCAAGAGAAGAGCTACTTCACTCTCTTCTCCTTCTAACCTTCTTCCTACTCTCCCATCCAATCAAATTGCGCCACGTCTGCCCTCT GTTTGTCAGATTGGTTTGAAGCAAGAAATCAAAGACAAGCTTCCAATTGTATTGTGTGATGAAGAATTAAGAACAAGAGAATCACa ATGTTGTGTATGCTTGGGAGAATTTGAGATAAAAGAAGAACTGGTACAAATACCAAACTGCAAACATGTGTTTCACATTGAATGCATAAATCATTGGCTGCATTCGAACACAACATGTCCTCTATGTAGATCTTTTGTTAAAATCCCCACCTCAAAACTTGATCATCAATCATCAGACCAAGATCATCATGATCATGAACAACAACAAGAGGTTGATAATAACCCAATTACAGACCAGCAGCAACATGTCTTAAATATTCAAGAATCTTCAGTCAACTCTGTTTCTGCTGCTGACGAAAATGTTTCTTCTGCTGCAAGTCAAGATTCTGTTGCTTTACATATTCAAATACAGTAA
- the LOC126677033 gene encoding probable E3 ubiquitin-protein ligase RHA4A isoform X2: MANPPTSSPTTHLYPQALQLKLYQAFIFSIPILFSIILFLLFYLFYLKRRATSLSSPSNLLPTLPSNQIAPRLPSIGLKQEIKDKLPIVLCDEELRTRESQCCVCLGEFEIKEELVQIPNCKHVFHIECINHWLHSNTTCPLCRSFVKIPTSKLDHQSSDQDHHDHEQQQEVDNNPITDQQQHVLNIQESSVNSVSAADENVSSAASQDSVALHIQIQ, from the exons ATGGCAAATCCTCCAACTTCATCTCCTACTACACATCTTTATCCTCAAGCACTTCAACTTAAACTCTATCAAGCTTTCATTTTTTCAATTCCTATTTTGTTTTCTATAATTCTTTTCCTCTTGTTTTACTTGTTCTATCTCAAGAGAAGAGCTACTTCACTCTCTTCTCCTTCTAACCTTCTTCCTACTCTCCCATCCAATCAAATTGCGCCACGTCTGCCCTCT ATTGGTTTGAAGCAAGAAATCAAAGACAAGCTTCCAATTGTATTGTGTGATGAAGAATTAAGAACAAGAGAATCACa ATGTTGTGTATGCTTGGGAGAATTTGAGATAAAAGAAGAACTGGTACAAATACCAAACTGCAAACATGTGTTTCACATTGAATGCATAAATCATTGGCTGCATTCGAACACAACATGTCCTCTATGTAGATCTTTTGTTAAAATCCCCACCTCAAAACTTGATCATCAATCATCAGACCAAGATCATCATGATCATGAACAACAACAAGAGGTTGATAATAACCCAATTACAGACCAGCAGCAACATGTCTTAAATATTCAAGAATCTTCAGTCAACTCTGTTTCTGCTGCTGACGAAAATGTTTCTTCTGCTGCAAGTCAAGATTCTGTTGCTTTACATATTCAAATACAGTAA